The Pirellulales bacterium genome includes the window GTTGGTGAGCGATATTCATCGGCGACGTTCGACAACTACGAGATTAAGCACGGAACCGATCAACGGCTTGTGGTCGATAGGCTGCTGCGCTATGCCGACGAACTTCCCGCCCGTGTTTCAGCAGGGCAATCGATCGTGCTTTTCGGTTCGACTGGCGCTGGCAAAGACCATCTATTGGTGGCCATGGCCCGAGTCTCGATCATGCGCTTCGGCCGCAACGTGGTATGGCGAAACGGCTCTTCCCTTAATCGCGAGTTCCGCGTTGCGATGCGTAGCGGCGGTGAAGACTCGCTAGTAGCGGCCCTGGTGGCGCCGAGCGTCTTGTACCTGTCGGATCCCGGAGGGCTCAGCGGTGAGCGGCTAACCGAGTTCTCCGCGGCCAGCCTGTTCGCCGTGATCGATGGCCGATACCGCGCGGGCAGGTCGACATGGGTGAGTGTCAATGTTTGCACTCCCCGCGACGCTGAAACCAAGTTGACGCCACCAATCGCAGACCGATTGCGGGATGGTTCGCTGCAGCTTTGGTGCGACTGGCCCAGCTGGCGCCAGCGTGACGAGACGGCCTGATTCGAGAGAGAGCCCGACGCGAAGGAAGGGCTCGCACCGTATGGGTCCTTCCCGGGTAAAAGCGCGAAGGTTTCCCACCCTGCCTTTCGCGCCTTTCGCACGCAAAAGGTAATTTCCTGGCCGTTCCTTCCTCTTTTGAATCAATGACATGCCAAAGAAACGGACGAGCGACGGTCAAATAAAGGTCATGTCCGAGCTGAATCAACAGTCGGCGGCGTGGCTCCTTGGCATCACGCCGAGAGCGCTCCGT containing:
- a CDS encoding ATP-binding protein — protein: MTPRINQEQDQEQNQWWLVEEMTAKMNVGDSDKPSQVGDSETIRQQAEAVRRPYLDRLLAAVGERYSSATFDNYEIKHGTDQRLVVDRLLRYADELPARVSAGQSIVLFGSTGAGKDHLLVAMARVSIMRFGRNVVWRNGSSLNREFRVAMRSGGEDSLVAALVAPSVLYLSDPGGLSGERLTEFSAASLFAVIDGRYRAGRSTWVSVNVCTPRDAETKLTPPIADRLRDGSLQLWCDWPSWRQRDETA